In Gemmatimonadota bacterium, the DNA window TTAAAAAATGACGCGTGTACTGAAAATGAGGACGTCCTGCTTGGGCGTCCTTTCTGTTTTTGTGTTGATGGCGTGTGTGAAAGCAAATGCGAATTCGGTTGATTCGCTGCTGGCACGTGCGCAAAGTGATACGTCGAAGCCGCTTGACTACCGCATTGGTTTGCTCAGAAAAGCACTCCGTGTGGATGGCGATCGCGCAGATGTCTGTGCGGCATTGGGTGTGTTGTTTATGCAAAAAAACACGCCTGCGAGCAGGTTGCGTGCAGATCGCTATATTTATCGCGCGATTGTATTGGATCCCGAGAATATAGAGTATCATCTGTCTTACGCGACCCTGCAGCGCAAGAAGGGTTTTCGGTACAATGCCAGGCGATATTTTGAAAAGGTACTCAGTATAGATTCAACGCAGGTTGATGCGGCCTGTGAAGTGGGCGATTATTATTTACAGGATATGTTGAAATACGTCGATGCGCGACGTTTTGACGGAGGTGGAAGTATGCGGTCTTTTGCAATGGAGAGTGTGCAAACGGCCGCGGATTATTACCACTACGCACTTGCACATGATCCCTATTGCAGACGCGCGTATTACGGGCTGGGGATGCTGAGTATAGAGGGTGGATATAAAGAGGATTTGATTGTTATTGCGCAGGCACTTTTAGGCCGGTGGCCACAGGATCGGGATGGACTTTTGTTTTTGGGATTGGGGTATTATGCGGCCGAAAAGTACGAGGCGGCGGGCAAAGCATTTGATCGCGCGTACGCACAGATGGATTCGGTTGGACAGGCTGCGATGACTTCAATAGAATTGTTGGGCGGCGGGGATGAGGCACCTGCGCTTTTTTGGCAAAAGCGCGATCCTTTGTTTCTCTCGCTTGTGAATGAAAGAAAGCTGGCACATCGCGGGCGGGTTGCTTATGCAAATTTGAGATTTGGTCTGCCCGATGAGGAGATTGCGGGTTGGGAAACGGATATGGGCAAGGTCTGGATTCGCTACGGTCGCTATGTCAACCGCGTGAGAACGCTTATTCCGCATCGAGAGATCTGGACTTATGAAGATTTTTCAATGGACTTTTTTTCCTATGATTCTGTGCATTGGAAATTGGAATCGATGAGGGATGAGCGATGGGCACTCGTTCCGGGCGGATGGGGCAGAAGTCAGATTCTGTCGCCCAATTTTTATTACCCCGAGCGCTATATCGATCCGTATCGAGATCAGAAATACGGATTGCCCGTGCAGGTGGGATTTTTTAAGGCTGAAGAAAAACAGGTCAAAGTGGCTCTTTCGTGGGGCATCCCCAAGCATCAGTTGCAGTATCTCAAGCTCTATGAGACCTATCAGGTTGATTTAGATGCTGGTATTTTTGTTCATAGAAGCGATGGGGAAGAGATAACGGGTATCAGGTGGCAGCCAGAGGTATTTCGAGATGTTTGGACCGATTCATTGAAGGAGCGGTATTTGTTGGGGCAACGCGACCTGATTTTGGCACCAGGGCAACAAGATGCCGATTCACTTGCGCTATCTTTAGAGATTAGGGATTCGGGAAAGAAAACAGTGGGCGTGTTCCGCGATACCGTTTTTGTACAGGCATTTCCCGATGATGTGATTTCTATGAGTTCTGTGTTGTTGGCTTCACATGCGGAGGATGGCAAAGAGGGGATAGAAGTCATCCCCAATCCGTTGAGAACTTTTGGTGCGGACGAGTTGTTGTATATCTATTTTGAGATCTACAATCTGATACGCGATGAGTTTGGGCAGACCGATTTTTCTGTGACGTACAGAGTCGGACCACCAGATTTGCGGCGTTTTTCCGATAAGCGAGATCGAAAGGCGATTGCGCAATTGGGTATAAGTGATGACAGATGGCGTATTTCCGTTAGTACAGATTATCGAGGGGGGGAGATGCAGGAGCCGATTTATTTATCCGTTGATTTAAGTGAGTTGGGGCCTGGTGTGCATCTGCTATCCATAGTCGTCACTGATCGTCAGACGGGTTTACAGACCTGGCGAGAAACCCTGTTTCGCATTTTGTGACGTCAGAGGACCTGTTTTTTTGCTTTTTTGTGCCAGAGGAGGTTAATCAGTGGGGGGCCACCAAATAAAAGAAAGCCGAGGATCGCGACTGCGTGTACCGATGTGGCAAATGCCAATGCGATTTCTATTGGCACATGGTAGAAATGGTGGAGGGTTTGGGCGCAAAAGAAATGGTAAGAGCCTATACCGCCCGGGGCGGGAAGGACAAATCCAATCGTGGCGATGGTCATCACAACCATAGCTTCAAA includes these proteins:
- a CDS encoding GWxTD domain-containing protein translates to MTRVLKMRTSCLGVLSVFVLMACVKANANSVDSLLARAQSDTSKPLDYRIGLLRKALRVDGDRADVCAALGVLFMQKNTPASRLRADRYIYRAIVLDPENIEYHLSYATLQRKKGFRYNARRYFEKVLSIDSTQVDAACEVGDYYLQDMLKYVDARRFDGGGSMRSFAMESVQTAADYYHYALAHDPYCRRAYYGLGMLSIEGGYKEDLIVIAQALLGRWPQDRDGLLFLGLGYYAAEKYEAAGKAFDRAYAQMDSVGQAAMTSIELLGGGDEAPALFWQKRDPLFLSLVNERKLAHRGRVAYANLRFGLPDEEIAGWETDMGKVWIRYGRYVNRVRTLIPHREIWTYEDFSMDFFSYDSVHWKLESMRDERWALVPGGWGRSQILSPNFYYPERYIDPYRDQKYGLPVQVGFFKAEEKQVKVALSWGIPKHQLQYLKLYETYQVDLDAGIFVHRSDGEEITGIRWQPEVFRDVWTDSLKERYLLGQRDLILAPGQQDADSLALSLEIRDSGKKTVGVFRDTVFVQAFPDDVISMSSVLLASHAEDGKEGIEVIPNPLRTFGADELLYIYFEIYNLIRDEFGQTDFSVTYRVGPPDLRRFSDKRDRKAIAQLGISDDRWRISVSTDYRGGEMQEPIYLSVDLSELGPGVHLLSIVVTDRQTGLQTWRETLFRIL